The following are encoded together in the Parabacteroides chongii genome:
- a CDS encoding glycosyltransferase encodes MSPTLSLIIPVYNRPNEVDELLDSLTKQTRTDFEVIIVEDGSKDTCKHITDKYADRLAVYYYFIPNGGPGNARNHGATKANSDYLIVLDSDCILPPAYIEAVHKELQKTGADAFGGPDKASDSFTDVQKAINYSMTSFFTTGGIRGGKKKMDKFYPRSFNMGIRRSAYEALEGFSAMRFGEDIDFSIRLYKNGYKVCLFPSAWVFHKRRTDWKKFFRQVYNSGIARISLFKKYPDSLKIVHLLPAVFTLGTLFFLIGAFFCKWSLLPLLIYCVLIFLDSSYQNKNCKIGFLSIIASFVQLIGYGSGFLAAVWNLLILKKEKYSAFQKNFYK; translated from the coding sequence ATGTCCCCAACATTATCACTTATTATACCCGTATATAACCGTCCGAACGAGGTTGATGAGTTACTGGATAGTCTTACCAAACAAACAAGGACAGACTTCGAGGTAATCATTGTCGAAGACGGTTCAAAGGATACCTGTAAACATATTACAGACAAGTATGCGGACAGGCTAGCTGTATATTATTATTTTATCCCGAATGGTGGTCCGGGGAATGCCCGCAATCACGGTGCAACCAAAGCCAACAGCGATTACCTGATCGTTCTAGATTCCGATTGTATTCTGCCACCGGCTTATATCGAGGCTGTACATAAAGAACTTCAGAAAACCGGGGCCGATGCGTTCGGCGGTCCGGATAAAGCATCGGACAGCTTTACCGATGTGCAGAAAGCCATCAATTATTCGATGACCTCTTTCTTTACCACCGGAGGTATTCGCGGCGGAAAAAAGAAAATGGACAAGTTTTATCCCCGCAGTTTTAACATGGGGATCCGGAGAAGTGCTTATGAAGCATTAGAAGGCTTTTCTGCCATGCGCTTCGGAGAGGATATAGATTTTAGTATACGTCTTTACAAAAACGGTTATAAAGTATGCCTGTTCCCGTCTGCCTGGGTATTCCATAAGCGCCGGACAGACTGGAAGAAATTCTTCCGTCAGGTATATAATTCAGGTATTGCACGTATCTCTTTATTCAAGAAGTATCCGGATTCTTTGAAGATAGTACATCTACTACCTGCTGTTTTCACGTTGGGAACGTTGTTTTTTCTTATCGGAGCGTTTTTCTGCAAATGGAGTTTATTGCCTCTGTTGATCTATTGCGTGCTGATATTCCTGGATTCATCTTACCAGAATAAAAACTGCAAGATAGGATTCTTATCTATCATAGCCTCTTTTGTACAACTCATCGGTTACGGCAGTGGCTTCCTGGCAGCTGTATGGAATCTGTTGATATTGAAAAAAGAGAAATACTCAGCATTCCAAAAGAACTTTTATAAATAA
- the ahcY gene encoding adenosylhomocysteinase, whose product MSQLFPTNLPYKVADMSLADFGRKEIEIAEHEMPGLMALRQKYADQKPLKGARITGSLHMTIQTAVLIETLVALGADVRWASCNIFSTQDHAAAAIAADGVPVFAWKGETLEEYWWCTDMALRFPDGKGPHMIVDDGGDASLLVHMGYRAEDNAETINRKGGNHEEQVILDTLHRILEEDNQRWHRTIAEMKGVSEETTTGVHRLYQMMEKGELLVPAINVNDSVTKSKFDNLYGCRESLADGIKRATDVMIAGKVVVVAGYGDVGKGCAHSMRSYGARVLVTEIDPICALQAAMEGFEVTTMEDAVKEGNIFVTTTGNCDIITIEHMTQMKDQAIVCNIGHFDNEIQVEKLVNYPNIQHTNIKPQVDKYTFPTGNSIFLLAEGRLVNLGCATGHPSFVMSNSFTNQVLAQMDLWQMAYEVGVYRLPKRLDEEVARLHLERIGVKLSKLSPKQAEYIGVPVEGPYKADHYRY is encoded by the coding sequence TTGGCTGACTTCGGTCGCAAAGAGATCGAGATCGCCGAACACGAAATGCCGGGACTGATGGCTCTGCGCCAGAAATATGCCGATCAGAAACCTCTGAAAGGTGCCCGTATCACCGGCTCACTGCACATGACCATTCAGACTGCAGTGTTAATCGAAACATTAGTTGCGTTGGGAGCAGATGTACGCTGGGCAAGCTGTAACATCTTCTCTACACAGGACCATGCCGCAGCGGCTATCGCAGCCGATGGCGTTCCCGTTTTTGCCTGGAAAGGTGAAACGCTGGAGGAATACTGGTGGTGTACTGACATGGCACTCCGTTTTCCTGACGGAAAAGGTCCTCATATGATTGTTGACGATGGCGGAGATGCCTCTTTGCTGGTTCACATGGGATACCGTGCCGAAGATAACGCCGAAACGATCAATCGTAAGGGCGGTAATCACGAGGAACAGGTAATTCTGGATACTTTACACCGTATCCTGGAAGAAGATAATCAGCGCTGGCATCGTACAATCGCCGAGATGAAAGGTGTTTCGGAAGAGACAACTACCGGTGTACACCGCCTGTATCAAATGATGGAAAAAGGTGAACTGCTGGTTCCGGCCATCAACGTAAACGACTCGGTAACGAAATCCAAATTCGACAACTTGTACGGTTGCCGCGAATCATTGGCTGACGGCATCAAACGTGCTACTGACGTAATGATAGCCGGTAAAGTCGTTGTCGTTGCCGGCTATGGCGATGTAGGTAAAGGTTGCGCCCATTCCATGCGTTCTTACGGAGCTCGTGTGCTGGTGACGGAAATCGACCCGATCTGTGCTTTGCAGGCTGCAATGGAAGGCTTCGAAGTAACAACGATGGAAGATGCCGTAAAAGAAGGTAATATCTTCGTTACGACAACCGGTAACTGCGACATCATCACGATCGAGCACATGACACAGATGAAAGACCAGGCAATCGTTTGTAATATCGGTCATTTCGACAATGAAATACAAGTTGAAAAACTGGTAAACTACCCCAATATCCAGCACACCAACATCAAGCCGCAGGTCGACAAATATACTTTCCCGACCGGAAACTCTATCTTCCTGCTGGCAGAAGGCCGTCTGGTTAACTTAGGTTGTGCAACCGGCCACCCGTCATTCGTGATGAGCAACTCATTCACCAATCAGGTACTGGCACAGATGGATTTGTGGCAGATGGCTTATGAAGTAGGTGTTTACCGCCTGCCGAAACGTCTGGACGAAGAAGTTGCCCGCCTGCATCTCGAACGGATTGGCGTGAAACTGTCTAAACTGAGTCCTAAACAGGCCGAGTATATCGGGGTTCCGGTAGAAGGTCCGTATAAGGCTGATCATTACAGATACTAA